Proteins from one Mycobacterium sp. HUMS_12744610 genomic window:
- the mbtG gene encoding NADPH-dependent L-lysine N(6)-monooxygenase MbtG, whose product MSDTLAIVGAGAKAVAVAAKAAVLRELGVEVPEVVAVERTGVAANWRAGGGWTDGRQRLGTSPEKDIGFPYRSDLVPGTEVDERMMRFSWQSYLVATDQFVGWVDRGRPAPTHETWAGYLRWVADVVGLNVVDGEVVRISLDDDRWVLHTRGASLSAGTLMVTGPGQPDRSMLSGDPRVLSIAQFWQRAGQHERIVADNVAVIGGGETAASILNELFHHRVSAITAISPQATLFTRGEGFFENSLFSDPTGWRSLSQAERRDCIARTDRGVFSARVQESLLADERIKHQRGRVARVVDREDRIWITLHTDNCGEPLESLHRFDLVIDGSGADPVWFLPLLCPAARGALEFGLGGPVTIEALEESIGPDLAVAGVAPKLVLPNLAGVNEGPGFPNLSCLGLLSDRVLAAELGATTPTRGRTDAYQSV is encoded by the coding sequence ATGAGCGACACACTTGCGATCGTTGGGGCCGGCGCGAAGGCAGTGGCGGTCGCCGCGAAGGCGGCGGTGCTGCGCGAGCTCGGCGTCGAGGTGCCCGAGGTGGTCGCCGTCGAACGCACCGGGGTGGCCGCCAACTGGCGGGCCGGTGGCGGCTGGACCGACGGTCGCCAGCGACTGGGCACCAGCCCCGAGAAGGACATCGGCTTCCCGTACCGGTCCGATCTGGTGCCCGGCACCGAGGTCGACGAGCGGATGATGCGGTTCAGCTGGCAGTCCTACCTGGTTGCCACCGACCAGTTCGTGGGCTGGGTCGACCGGGGCAGGCCGGCGCCCACCCACGAGACGTGGGCGGGGTATCTGCGCTGGGTCGCCGACGTGGTGGGCTTGAATGTCGTCGACGGCGAAGTGGTCCGGATTTCCCTCGACGACGACCGCTGGGTGCTGCACACCCGGGGGGCGAGCCTGTCCGCCGGCACGCTGATGGTGACCGGGCCGGGACAGCCCGACCGGTCGATGCTCTCGGGTGATCCGCGGGTGCTCTCGATCGCGCAGTTCTGGCAGCGCGCGGGCCAACACGAGCGCATCGTCGCCGACAACGTCGCGGTGATCGGCGGCGGGGAGACCGCCGCATCGATCCTCAACGAGCTTTTCCACCACCGGGTTTCGGCCATCACGGCCATCTCGCCGCAGGCGACCCTGTTCACTCGCGGCGAGGGCTTCTTCGAGAACTCGCTGTTCTCCGACCCGACGGGCTGGCGCAGCCTGAGCCAGGCCGAACGGCGCGACTGCATCGCCCGCACCGACCGGGGGGTGTTCTCCGCCCGGGTCCAGGAATCCCTGCTGGCCGACGAGCGGATCAAGCATCAGCGCGGGCGCGTCGCCCGCGTGGTCGACCGCGAGGACCGGATCTGGATCACGCTGCACACCGACAACTGCGGTGAGCCGCTCGAATCGCTGCACCGGTTCGACCTCGTCATCGACGGATCCGGCGCGGACCCGGTGTGGTTCCTGCCGCTGCTGTGCCCGGCCGCCCGGGGCGCGCTGGAGTTCGGGCTGGGCGGGCCGGTGACGATCGAGGCGCTGGAGGAGTCCATCGGTCCCGACCTGGCCGTCGCGGGTGTCGCCCCGAAGCTGGTGTTGCCCAATCTGGCCGGCGTCAACGAGGGCCCCGGATTCCCCAATCTGAGCTGCCTGGGGCTGCTGTCCGACCGCGTGCTGGCCGCCGAGCTGGGGGCCACCACACCCACGAGGGGGAGAACCGATGCATACCAATCCGTTTGA
- a CDS encoding MbtH family protein, which translates to MHTNPFDDDELAFYVLVNDEGQHSLWPAFKDVPAGWRVVFGADTRAHCLAHVEQVWTDLRPGSLRAAMAGG; encoded by the coding sequence ATGCATACCAATCCGTTTGACGACGACGAGCTCGCGTTCTACGTCCTGGTCAACGACGAGGGGCAGCACAGCCTGTGGCCGGCGTTCAAGGACGTGCCGGCGGGCTGGCGCGTGGTGTTCGGCGCGGACACCCGCGCGCACTGCCTGGCCCACGTCGAGCAGGTCTGGACCGACCTGCGCCCCGGCAGCCTGCGCGCGGCGATGGCCGGCGGCTAG